DNA sequence from the Peptoniphilus sp. GNH genome:
TCACTAGAATATCTTCTTATATGACCAATTATTGCACCGAATATTTTATTTCCATCGACAATTACATTGCCAAAAAATTTTGAAAAGTCTGAAATATCTATTAAGGATTCCAAGGCTGTTTCCACTGTCCATTTATTATTCCAAGGTGGAGCATTATAGACATCTATCATTAACTTTGCTAATTCTTCTAAATCTGCTTTTGATATTTTTCTAATTTCCATATTATTCTCCTTATTTATTTTCCAAAAATATTTTTAGTTTCTCAGCGTATTCTTTGGGATGTTCGTGGAGAAATTGTCCGTGACCCATCCCTTCAAACACTTCCGTTTCCATTTGTGGAAGATTTTCTCTTAATATATTTTCACTTTTTTCAGGGATTAGCTCTTCGCTTCCTCTCCAAAACAAAACTGGATTTGAAAATTTGGATAAATTATCCGGGACTTTATAATGATAGATAAACTTGCAGGCGTTTTTAATAGTATTTTTTGGAATTTTCGGATACATCATTTCTATTACGCTTAGATTATCCTTGCCCATAATCTTATCTAATATAAATTTAGGTATTGGCTTTTTATTTTTGATTCTACTTGTTCCAA
Encoded proteins:
- a CDS encoding GNAT family N-acetyltransferase, translating into MEIRKISKADLEELAKLMIDVYNAPPWNNKWTVETALESLIDISDFSKFFGNVIVDGNKIFGAIIGHIRRYSSESTFYIDEFFIAEKYRGTGLAKNLYQTSIKELQQRGISGAFFTTLKNSRAYNFYVKQGAWDLDDSACFYHQF